The following DNA comes from Candidatus Paceibacterota bacterium.
ACGAAGTCCTTTCTGTTCACAATATCAAAAAATTCTCTCGTCATCTCGGCAATTTTATCGGTGGGTTTTCCGTTTGCCATAAGGACATGAGCGAACTGCTCTTCAAGGGGCGTTCCCGTGGAATTCAAATAATATTCTTCCACTTCTTTCCCCGAGATCGCAAATTTATCCTCCAGTATCTCGCGGAATGTTTCCGCATAGGTCGGGATCGAATTGACCAGAGTTCCGTCCAGATCGAATATCCCGAATCTGAATTTTCTTTCCATTTTTTATCATTATTCTTATACACATATTATACAGAATTATCCGAAATATGAAAATAATATGAATTTCCAAACTTCGGGAAGCGGCAGGAAATACAACAGCTCGCCTTATTGCACCCTCCATGCTTCGACCCGCTTCGCCGGCGGCTGTCAGCAAGGCGAGCAAGCTCAGCACGACGCGATTGGGGGACCGGCTGTCTATAAATCAATAAAAAAATCTCCCGTAATTTGGAGATGTCTTATTTTATTTTTACTGTTATTTCTTCCGTTTTTCCCGGATTGAGATATATTTTTCGCTGTTCGAATTTTTCCCCATCCCTTACGGTGATGATCGTTTCCAGTTCGCAAAAAACGCCCATAAAATACTCAATCGATATATTGCCATCCTCATCGAATTGATTGATCAGTCCGAAAATGATCTTTCTGTCGTCGCACTTTTTGAACTTTCCGTTGCAGAATATCTCCTTCGTCTCTCCGGGATTGAGGAGTATCACTCCCCTGAATTGCCCGAAATCGTCGAACAGAGAGGTCAGAATGCCTTTCGGGTTTATTACGGAAGAAAAATGACATATCTCGCTTCCCGTCTTATCCTCAAAGTATATTCCGTCTATATCCGCATCAAATATTCTCTTTCTTTCACTCATGCTGTTCACCTCATATAGGACATTTTGTATAACATTATATATTATCGTCGGTTTTTGTCAATGGATCGCGCCGTCAATATTTATTTCTTATGTCGAAGAATAATTGACAATATTTTTATCTTATGCTATAATAGGAGAACTTAAACAATGACTTAATTTCTTTTTCAGTAATTTATTTCTGACCTTGAAATTTATTGGTCAGTATTTTTTATACACACATATGGAACAAAAAACATTCAATGGGCTTGGAATAGCCCCTGCGATCATGGAAGTATTAACTAAGCGCGGATTCACCGAGCCGACGCCCATCCAGTATCAGTCGATCCCGGCTGCGCTCGAAGGGAAAGACATCGTGGGCATCGCGCAGACCGGAACCGGCAAGACGCTGGCTTTCGGCATACCCATGATACAAAAGCTTATTTCGTCATTTTCGAATGGTCTTGTAATACTTCCGACCAGAGAACTGGCTATCCAAGTAAACGAATCGATCGAGAAGATCGGAAAGCCCCTGGGACTGAAAACCGCGATATTGATCGGCGGAGACAACATGAACCGCCAGATACGCGACATCAGGAACAATCCGCATGTCATAATTGCGACTCCGGGACGTCTTGCGGATCACATCCAAAGAAAGACCATTTCGCTCGAACACGTTTCCATTCTTGTTCTCGATGAAGCGGACAGGATGCTCGACATGGGATTCGAGCCCCAGATAAGGAAGATCCTCCAGAATGTCCCGAAAGAAA
Coding sequences within:
- a CDS encoding HAD hydrolase-like protein; this translates as MERKFRFGIFDLDGTLVNSIPTYAETFREILEDKFAISGKEVEEYYLNSTGTPLEEQFAHVLMANGKPTDKIAEMTREFFDIVNRKDFV